The following are encoded together in the Lepidochelys kempii isolate rLepKem1 chromosome 7, rLepKem1.hap2, whole genome shotgun sequence genome:
- the LOC140914100 gene encoding histone-lysine N-methyltransferase SETMAR isoform X1 encodes MATAARPRPRLAAGSMEAIPQEQDLSRGLESLPVSLWPPSEEPPPFQVGGGGGSGPGPSRSGSWPRQRETEERRPRPQQPPPRGAERASSAAADSEAARAAGACGRAHEPRPPGAGLGSVAGYSPEHVAGAGEGTDPSEITFPGCNCLTASCVANTCSCLRHGENYNSLCIKYIGGEMDYARPIFECNAMCHCGEFCQNRVIQRGLQFRLEVFKTVKKGWGLRTLEFIPKGRFVCEYAGEVLCFREACRRIQAQTPEDSNYIIAVREHLYDGQIIETFVDPVNTGNVGRFLNHSCEPNLFMVPVRIDSLVPKLALFAAAAISAGEELSYDYSGRFLNVPLIKREQEMLEEDDVMKKPCYCGAKSCVGFLPYDSSLCYTPGKQTFGKVSQGNSCA; translated from the exons ATGGCGACAGCAGCCAGGCCTAGGCCCCGGCTGGCCGCGGGAAGCATGGAGGCGATTCCCCAGGAACAGGACCTGAGCCGGGGGCTGGAGAGCCTACCCGTGTCGCTGTGGCCGCCGTCCGAGGAACCCCCGCCCTTCCAGgtaggcggcggcggcggctccggccccggcccaTCACGCAGCGGCAGCTGGCCGcgccagagagagacagaggagcGTCGGCCCAGGCCgcagcaaccccccccccgggGAGCCGAGCGCGCCTCCAGCGCCGCTGCCGATTCAGAGGCCGCCCGGGCTGCTGGCGCCTGTGGCCGAGCCCACGAGCCCCGCCCGCCGGGTGCAGGGCTCGGATCCGTGGCTGGG TACAGCCCAGAGCACGTGGCGGGAGCAGGAGAAGGCACTGACCCTTCTGAAATCACTTTTCCAGGATGTAATTGTCTTACTGCTTCCTGCGTGGCCAACACTTGTTCGTGTCTTCGCCATGGTGAAAACTATAACAGTTTATGCATCAAATACATAGGAGGTGAAATGGACTATGCTAGAcctatttttgaatgcaatgcTATGTGCCATTGTGGTGAGTTCTGTCAAAACAGGGTTATTCAGAGGGGTTTACAATTCAGACTTGAGGTGTTCAAGACTGTTAAGAAGGGTTGGGGTCTCCGCACACTGGAGTTCATACCAAAAGGAAGATTTGTGTGTGAATATGCTGGTGAAGTTCTATGCTTCCGTGAGGCATGTAGAAGAATACAGGCACAGACACCAGAGGATTCAAACTATATTATAGCTGTGAGGGAACACTTGTATGATGGACAGATAATAGAGACATTTGTTGATCCTGTAAATACAGGAAATGTTGGCAGGTTCCTGAACCATTCTTGTGAGCCAAATTTATTTATGGTTCCTGTCCGAATTGACTCACTGGTGCCCAAACTGGCACTTTTCGCTGCTGCTGCTATCTCTGCTGGAGAAGAACTTTCATATGATTATTCTGGAAGATTTCTTAATGTACCGTTAATCAAAAGAGAGCAGGAAATGTTGGAGGAAGATGATGTAATGAAAAAACCCTGTTACTGTGGTGCTAAATCATGTGTTGGTTTTTTACCATATGATAGCTCTCTGTGCTATACACCAGGCAAACAAACTTTTGGCAAAGTTTCTCaaggaaacagctgtgcatag
- the LOC140914100 gene encoding histone-lysine N-methyltransferase SETMAR isoform X2, which yields MATAARPRPRLAAGSMEAIPQEQDLSRGLESLPVSLWPPSEEPPPFQYSPEHVAGAGEGTDPSEITFPGCNCLTASCVANTCSCLRHGENYNSLCIKYIGGEMDYARPIFECNAMCHCGEFCQNRVIQRGLQFRLEVFKTVKKGWGLRTLEFIPKGRFVCEYAGEVLCFREACRRIQAQTPEDSNYIIAVREHLYDGQIIETFVDPVNTGNVGRFLNHSCEPNLFMVPVRIDSLVPKLALFAAAAISAGEELSYDYSGRFLNVPLIKREQEMLEEDDVMKKPCYCGAKSCVGFLPYDSSLCYTPGKQTFGKVSQGNSCA from the exons ATGGCGACAGCAGCCAGGCCTAGGCCCCGGCTGGCCGCGGGAAGCATGGAGGCGATTCCCCAGGAACAGGACCTGAGCCGGGGGCTGGAGAGCCTACCCGTGTCGCTGTGGCCGCCGTCCGAGGAACCCCCGCCCTTCCAG TACAGCCCAGAGCACGTGGCGGGAGCAGGAGAAGGCACTGACCCTTCTGAAATCACTTTTCCAGGATGTAATTGTCTTACTGCTTCCTGCGTGGCCAACACTTGTTCGTGTCTTCGCCATGGTGAAAACTATAACAGTTTATGCATCAAATACATAGGAGGTGAAATGGACTATGCTAGAcctatttttgaatgcaatgcTATGTGCCATTGTGGTGAGTTCTGTCAAAACAGGGTTATTCAGAGGGGTTTACAATTCAGACTTGAGGTGTTCAAGACTGTTAAGAAGGGTTGGGGTCTCCGCACACTGGAGTTCATACCAAAAGGAAGATTTGTGTGTGAATATGCTGGTGAAGTTCTATGCTTCCGTGAGGCATGTAGAAGAATACAGGCACAGACACCAGAGGATTCAAACTATATTATAGCTGTGAGGGAACACTTGTATGATGGACAGATAATAGAGACATTTGTTGATCCTGTAAATACAGGAAATGTTGGCAGGTTCCTGAACCATTCTTGTGAGCCAAATTTATTTATGGTTCCTGTCCGAATTGACTCACTGGTGCCCAAACTGGCACTTTTCGCTGCTGCTGCTATCTCTGCTGGAGAAGAACTTTCATATGATTATTCTGGAAGATTTCTTAATGTACCGTTAATCAAAAGAGAGCAGGAAATGTTGGAGGAAGATGATGTAATGAAAAAACCCTGTTACTGTGGTGCTAAATCATGTGTTGGTTTTTTACCATATGATAGCTCTCTGTGCTATACACCAGGCAAACAAACTTTTGGCAAAGTTTCTCaaggaaacagctgtgcatag